The Ammoniphilus sp. CFH 90114 genome contains the following window.
TCCGAAGAGGGGGCATGGCTTTGGTCAACCCATATAAGAATCCCTAAAAAACAGTACGGTTTAAAACATAATGGGAAAACGCACATCGCAGGATATGTTTGCTTGCTGCATGAATTTATGGCACATGAAATGGCTGTAAGCCAGGTTTTGTTCCTGCGTGCTTCAAGCGATGCCACTCTCGCACTACAGGTGCAGTCATTTAACTATCGATTCGTGATGAACCGATCCGTCCCTTTGGTTCCTATTGTTCCCGCAGGACGGTGCCCCTACCGTAAGTTTGGGTTGCTCGCTCGTGGGGTTTACCCGTTCCACCTTTCTCGTTTCCAAGAAAGTAATCGTCACTGTGGCACTTTCAGGTTACTCTCAGCATATCCCTCAAAGAAGAACTTAGCATGATTTCACCGCCGTCAGCTAACCATGAAGATTAACTGCCCACCCTTGCGAGTGGCACGAACACTCCGGGCATCTCAGCTCCGGGCGAGCCTGGACTTTCCTCAACTTATGCTTGCACATAAGCCGCAACTACTCACCATTTCATGTTTTATTTCGTTGTTGTTTGTGTAAACTAATTTATCATGGATCACCGTTCACTGTCACTAGTGAATGTTTTCCAACACTCACCGTATACCCTATTTGGTGATGCGTCTCATCCACGAGACTTAATTTATCATTCTACGATGCTTCTAGGCAATAGATTATTATTTCCATTTTAGATGTCGTCGTCATCTACTCCAACGAGAAACAATCGTTCTTGAAATCCACCTCGAGTTTCGGCTTTTTCTCTGCGAATCTGTTCCAATTCTTCGAAAGAAGAATCATGAACCTCCACTAACGCATAGATCATCTCCAACAAATCAGCTAGTTCCTCCATGGCTTCCTGATCATTTCTCGCTTGCAGATACTCGTCCAACTCTTCTCGGCATTTTTTCTGAAGCTCCAGCTTGTAGTCTTCCTGTTCTAAGATGCGGAAACTGTACTTTTTTCCCGATTTCTCAATAATCTCTGGGATGCGATCACGTACAAGTTTATTATAGATAGGCATATTAGTGTCTCCCTTCTAAGAATAACACGTTCACTGAATAACCTAATTATAACAAACCTCCACCATATTGTCAGAATAATCTTATATATATATATTTCTATACACCGGTATCTAGTAGGGGATGCATCCTTTTACTTTTCCTCTTCTTTTTCCACACTTTTCTTCTTATCCCTCATAAACATCATGATGGCTATCGTAAGAAAGGCACTCCCACCAATCATCGAAAAAATGAAATCCGTCCATATTAATTTATCGTTAGGACCATTACCGATTGGGCCCACTTTTGGAGCATAGGCATAATACAACTCATAAATCGAAATCCCAATATAGAACAGCGCACTAAACAACACAATATACTTTCTCAAGTTATCTGACTCCTTTCTTTTGCAATGACATCCTGACCGATTCGTAATATTTTTTTATTATAGATAAATACTAACCATGAAAGGAGGGTTTATGTTAAAAGAGAATCGTCTTAATCGCAATTCCATCCCTTTTCTCATTTTAGGTATCATCCATCTATTTATCCTCGTTAAATTAATAAACCAACAAAGGCATAGACTTACCTTCATTCTATTATTAACCAATATTGGATTGGCTTACATGTTTGAGTATTTTGTATTAAACCTGTTTCAGGCCTACACCTATAAACCAAGAGTAATGAAACAACGGAACTTTGATAATATCTTTGGAGCCATATTATCTCAAGCACTGTTTGTACCCGTCACAGCAACTTACCTAACCTTGTCGCAAAAAAACTGGAAATGGAAACTGGCATTCTCTAGTGGATATTATTTCATTGAGAAACTCTTTCTACGATTACAAATTTATAAAGTACATTGGTGGAAGCCTCTTTACACCTTCCTATTAATCAATGTTTACTTTATAATTAGTGATTGTTTTTATCAGAGCATCATGAATCGAAAAAAATGGGCGCTAAAAACCGCTCATTATTTATCCATAGAAGTCATTTATATTACCTTAATGTATGTGGCTGCCGCGAGAAGAAGGATCCGATTTGGACGAGGATATGTTCATTCTTGGAGAGAACACTTCATCATAGCCCCTCTATATAGTTTTCTATTTTCAGCCATGGCCTGCTTAACTTCCGTAAAATCTGGATTACATTATAGGCTGCTCCTACTATTTGGGAATGTCGTCATGGACCTTGTATTGGTAAGGGCAGGGGTATTAAAACTCCATTTTCAGTATTACATCAGAATCCTTCTTTCCCAATTCCTCATGTCGATATTATCAAGATCGCTGTATAACCTCATCTACAAACAAAATGACGCGAACATACATTAATAGAACATGTTCGCTCTTTTTCGTTTTGGTATAAGCAAATGCTTCTCTCTTGCTTCACTTCTTAAATTGCGCACTATTATTCATGATCGTTAACGGCTTCGTCATCTGATTATAATTCATCCAGTACCGGATAATGACCAGCAACAAAAAAATGACAAGGGACATAAACAAATTGACTGCAGGCCATAACCCTAACCACTGTGCTCCCCAACCCAATCCGAGTAATGGTATACTAACACCCAAATAGGAGATTGCGTAAAATATCGAGATCACATTCCCACGTACTTCTTTCGGTGCAATCTCATTGACCAAAGACAAGCTGCCAACAAACGCTGGGCCATGCCCCATTCCTGCAAAGACTGCACATAGTAAAAGCAACGGCAACGAGGCAAACCAGTTTAATAATACTAATCCTGTCAGACAAAACAAGGCGCTAACAATCCCTACTAACGTTACGATAAAGGTGGAAAAAGAAAGCTTTCGCAATATGACCTGAACGACCGTTGAGGAACCTAAAGCTAGAAACACAATTAGTCCGGATACTATGATGCTCTTGGTACCTGTAAACGTAAACAGGTAGGTCGGAAGCACCGTTAAAAACAAACCGATTACAGCCCAAACTAAAATGGATGTACAAGAAGCCAAGTAGAACGACGAACGGATTTCTGTCGGGACCCTAGGTAAATAAAGCTTCTCTTTTCTTTTTTCTTTTAGCGTCTCGTCAATTGTTACCAGGACAAAAAGACAAGGCAACAAGAAGATTAAGAGGATAACGTATGGCATACTTATCGAATCCATAAAAGACTTAGCAATGCTAGCGGAAAAAATGGGTCCAAGCGCATTCCCTACAGACATGGCAATCGATGATACAAAGGCACAAAAGGTCTTATCTTGTGAAGGATGTATCTCCGTCATGGCAGCGACAGCGACACCGTTAAAAAGCCCAACAGAAAGTCCTTGCAACACGCGCGATAAAAGAATGCTAATCGTTCCATCTGCCAAAGCAAAACTAACAGTACCCAGAATCGACATGCTTAACCCCAACACCAGAATCCATTTCCTTCCGATCCGGTCTGATAATTGTCCAGCTATCAGACTTGTTGGGATAATAGCAAAAGCATAAACAGCAAAGATCAACGTGATCATGCCAGGGGAGAGCTCCCACTTTTGCTCGTACAATGAAAATAGCGGGATCGGAATATTAGCCCCTAGCATGATCAGAAATAAGGAAGACGCTATAAACCAAAAAGGAACAGACTTAATAATTTCACCTCATTTTTCTCATAGTTTCTATATCATTTACTGGAATTCTATGAAAAAAAGAAGATGATTACAAGTATGCAGTTATTCATGACTAAGTAAGAAAAAACTGACTAATAGGAACCAAGTAACACTTACACTAAACGGCATCCCATATTTTCCTGTTCGATCTACTTGCTTTTTCTGTATTGACAACAATTATCAATAGACTTATAATCATCTTATTCCGATAATGATTATCAATAACTAACTGTATTGATTATAAGCAAATACTCATAATTTAGAATTGTATATAAAAAGGAGATAAACCACATGATTAATATCCTTTTGAACCACCTTTACGGAAATAAAGCTAAAGAACTGGCCAACACCCAATGGAAAAGTTTGAATCGCACCCTCAAATTTGATCGATATCAGCAAGCTCAAGAAACACCAGAAGTTAAGTCGAGCAACAAGCGTATCAAGGTCTTAAAAGGTAAATGGAGTGTGTAACATGACTTCCGACATAAAGGAGAAGCTTGGATAGCTTCTCCCTTACATGTCTATTGTGCCATTGGAACACTAGCCTTCTTTGTATCTCTCACGCTCCACCATATAATTGATACCACGAGAAGTAAAGCAGCCGCTCCCCAATACATACTCTCTAGTCCAATTGACGCTAATAAAAAATAGCCTAATGTAGGTCCAATGGCAGAACCTAGATCCGTAGCAATAATGTAAGAGGTCGTTACCGCACCTTTCCATTCCTTCTTCGCCATATCTAGAGCCAAGGCATCGATAACGGTTGTGATCAAGGTAGCTGACATCTGCACGCCGAGGAGGATGATCAGCCATAAAACCATCGGCACTTGCAAAGGAACTAAGGCAAAAATCACAGAGGTAATGAATAGAGCTATCGTTAAAGCTTTCTTCCTTCCCATGCCATCAGAGACCTTCCCAAATACAGGGGCCAAGATCGGCTCCCATCCCCAACGAATTCCTTGCATAATGCCTGCAAGAGTTGCGGCTCCAAGCGTTAGACCAACGATCGTGATCATGGGATATCGGGTATCAATGAGGTGACTAAGCACCGCCACAAACAAACCTTGGAACAACATATTCAGGAACAGACCGGTTGTGAGCACGCCTAATACGGGTGGATTTTTAAATACTTGCAGCGTATGGGCTCGACCCACCTGCGGCACATACCCCCTAGCCGGATCGGAAAGTAAGAAGACCAAAGGAAGGGCGCATAATGCTGCACCTGCAAAAACCAGCGACACCATATACAACCCGGCTAGATCGGCAAAGATTCCCCCAATCACCATCCCAAACAAACTCCCAAGTCGATACAAACCATTGAAGGTGCCCATATAATGCCCTCTGTTCTCATCCGTTGATAGATCAGTAATCATGAGATAGGAGCCGATCCGAAGGAAACTCCATGCCACTCCCCATAAGCATCTCATGAGCACTAATATCCAGAAAGAAGAAAACAGACCATAGGACGAGGTTGTCATGATCGTTAAAACAATGGCTAAAATAATTCCCGTACGCCTACTCAATTTCATAAATAGCCAGCTAATCACCGGATTCATCGGAAGACGAATAAACCGATTAACGGATAGTAAAATCCCCACTTCCCACAAAGAAGCTAAACCAATCTCCTTCCAATGGGTAGGTAAAACTACATAAAGCATCGAATCTCCCAATAGACAGATGGCTGTAATGATGGCCATGATTTGAACTTGTCTTTTCTCCATGACCTTCTCCTTTCGTGCTGAGTAAGACACATTCCTCCTTGAAGTAACTAGTTGTAGTTTGCAAATACAAAAGTAAAAATCTCCAATATTTCACAAATTATGTACTATCTCATTATAAATTATTTTTACAGAATGTGGATTTATTTTTTTAAAAATAACGAAAAGCTGCTCACGATTGGGAAGTCGCGGCAGCTGATTTTAAGTCGGGGCAACACCATCATTGCAGGTGTAAAGCTAGTATAACAGAATTCGATGTCGGTTCCGACTGGGAAAGTAAGGAGATGTTACACCTCTTGGAGTGAATACTCCTTCTCCACTTTGCAGATTCTCGTCTTATAATTCTCATACCAAGCCGTTTTCCCTTTTTCCTGCGCAAGCTGATGTTCTTCGTTGGCTTTCCACGAACGGATCGCCTCTAAAGACTCCCAGTAAGAAATCGTGACCCCGAAACCATCAGCGTCCCTCACACTTTCAACTCCTAGGAATCCGGGCTGTTGGGAGGCTAGCGACACCATATGCTCTGCCATTCTCTCATATCCATGATCTCCTGCAGAGCGTTGATTCGTAAAGATGACAGCATAGTAAGGCGGTTGAGGCGTATGGGCGAATGTACTCATTCTTGGAGTCTCCTTGGTCTTCTGACCAGCTCCCCTCCACAGTTGGGGCAAGTATGATCCATTTCTTCGGTACAGGGAGTGCAAAAAGTACATTCATAGACACATATAAAGGCTAGAGCTTGATCCCCAAGAGAGGATTCACAGCGTTCACAGTTTTCTCTCATTTCTAATGCCATCGTTAAGGCCCCTTTTCTAGTAGGTTTACATCAGAAATATACCATTCCTCCCATTTCGATGTTAGGGCCAGTTTTCAACTTTTATTGGAGGTCAGATTGGAGTGACCTTTTGCCTTCCCATTACTCCCAAACAATCTAATTTTCTCAATCACTTTCTTTTTTACCGCTTCTCTTGATTCACCATGCACAGTGGCCAAATGATATTCCTTAGGATTCTTCTCCCACACCTTTTGCGCTGCTAACGTAAAAGCGTGTCGAAGTTCCGTATCTACATTAATTTTCGCAATGCCCAAGGGGATTGCTTCACGGATCAAGTGGTCGGGTACACCAGAGCCTCCGTGCAAAACTAGCGGCAGAGAACATGCTAATTGGATGTCATCCAATCGGTCAAAATGAATCTTGGGCACCCCTCTATAAAATCCATGGGCTGTTCCTACAGCCACCGCTAAATAATCCACTCCCGTTTCCCCTACAAATCGCACAGCATCTTCTACGTTCGTGAGAAAGGCCTCTTCCTCGCTTACCGTTAAATCATCTTCCGTACCAGCGATTCTCCCCAGTTCCCCTTCAACCGAAATCCCTACAGCATGGGCCGCTTCGACCACGCGTTTCGTTATCTCAATATTTTTTTCAAGCGGATGGTGAGAGCCATCGTACATCACGGATTGAAATTGAAGTTGAATCGCTTGGACCGCCTGTTCAAAGCTATTTCCATGGTCTAAATGAATGGCTGCCTCTGCTTCCACTCCCTCTCCCAATGTCTCAATGAGCTTAACCATCGCTTTCATTCCGGCATGCTTGATGACCCGTTGGCCAATTTGAATCATGACTGGGGCTCTCTCTTCAACAGAAGCGGCTAGAATCGCTTGAACCGTTTCAATATTATGTGCGCTAAACGCACCTACAGCATATCCTTCCGCTCTTGCTTTTACGAGCATGTCTTTTCCTGACACAAGCTTCATCAGTTTCCCCCCTTTTTCAAAAAGTGTTGGCTAGAATTCCAGGCTGGATAGGCCTCCAAGTCATCTCCAACCAGGGATCGAAGCCATTTTTTAAATAGGGCTCCCTCCCCCTGTTCGATCTCATGGAGTAGACTCTCCGGCATTCTTCTTTCTTTGCCCGCGACATCCGATAGACTACATTTACCGACACGATAAGTATCACCTTCGGAATCTTTAATCAGGGTAAGCATGTGTCCGGATATACCCTGATCCAATAAGCGGACTGCCTCTTGGCCCAACAGTCCGGCTTCATACCGATCTGTCTTGGATACTGTCGCGGCGCAGCAACGCTGATTCATGCCAAGCAACTCTGCCCGGACAGACAAATTCATCTCCCCGCTGACTTTATCAGCCAAATATTTAGAAGCCCCGCCCAAGACCGTTTTGCCCCCCTCGCGTAAGCTTATTTGAGATAATACCTGGCCTTGTTCATCGCGAATCCCTTCACTAATGACCACTAGAGCATAGCCGACATCTTTGACCACCTTGGAAACATCCTGAAGAAACAACTCTATGGAAAAGGGGGTTTCTGGTACATAGATCAGATGAGGCGGATGTTCCTGACTTTCTTTTAGAAGTATACTTGCGGCCGTTAGCCATCCTACATTGCGCCCCATCGTCTCAACGATTCGGACGTTCTCAAAATTACGCATGGACTTCAGGTCTTCTCCTATATCCCTTACCGTAGAAGCGACATACCGTGCAGCACTGCCATAGCCCGGAGTGTGATCCGTAACCAAGAGATCATTGTCAACAGTTTTCGGAATTCCGATCACCTGCAACTCATAGTTCATCGCCGCAGCTGTTTCCTCCATAAGCTGACAGGCTTTCATTGTCCCGTTGCCGCCGATCAAAACAAGAGAATGAATCTCTTGTTTTTTCAGATTCTCTACGGCTAGTTGAAGACCATCTTCCTGAACACTCCATCTCCCCGAACCTAATATAGCGCCGGGTGCAAAGCGAAAAGGCTCTAGTTCCTTAAATTTTTCTTCATCAATCTCAACGATCCAATTTTCCATAAGCCCCTGAAGGGCATTAATAATACCAAAGACCGTGTAACTCTTCATAGCTTCCTCTATGAAGTAAATCAAGCTGGTGTTGATCACCGCCGTTGGACCGCCTGCCTGACCTATCGCTACTCTAGGCTTTTTTCCCAGATTCATATAAGCCCCTCTCTAGTTATAGATACGTGACCGCTTCGATTCCTAGCATTTTGCTTAATTCTATTAATTCCTCTACTGCATCGTCATAAATAATCGAATAATGCGGCTCGAATCCCTCCATCATCAAGGAATGAACTACAGTCTTCGCATCCCCCCGAAGCTGCACTTCTACCGTCGTTCCATTGAAACACTGAGGACGATCAAGTGCCTCACCTCGCATAATCAACATGCGGTAACAATCGCTCAATTTACTCAAGCGGGCAATCGTAACTTGCCCCGGCTTCAAACCAAATTCCAAAGTAAATCCAAGCTTGCGATTAGGATGAACTCCAGCAACTGCTCCAGTAGCCGGATGTGCCAGAGAGTAAGCACCTGCTCCACAATGCCAGAACACAACGCTGTTGCTTTCCTCATTTAGATGAACCAAGTCACCGAGATAAGGGGCTGCCCCTCCGCTTAACTCCCGCTGAATATACATGGTAATCGCTCCGTGGATGTCTGACTCACATGAAGAAACGACGCCATCCTCCGTAAATTGGGATAACGTAGAGCAAGCCGCTGCACCCATCTCGGTAAAAAAATCCGGCCAGCATCTTACAGCTGTCGCTTTGATACCATGAGTATCAATATATTTTTTAAGATGGGACGAAAACTTGGCAAATTTAATAGCCGTTTCCTCATCCTTATTTAAACCAACGACTTTCGAGGCCGCAGACTCGAGCATAGGGCGCCATTCTTCTTCTGGGGCTTCCATGGATTTCTTAAACAGATCATGCAAATGGAGGTGGTGGACACGGACCCCCATTTGCTTTTTCAGCTCTAATTCATCTGTCCCGGAAAAGAAGAAGCCTGGAGGATGTTCACCAACTACCCCAACTGCTAAGGTAGACAATTTCTTCTGGACTTGTTTGGCCTTTAGCTTGCTCAGCAGCTTTTTCTGCGTGTATCCTTCCGTTGGATTCCCTAATAGGAAATCATAGTCGCGCTTAAAATATTTCAAGGCATTACAGGTGCTATTCCCTCCGGTTAAGGAATTGAGTCGTAGTCTTCCCCCTATTTCAGGCTCGCGGACCGACCATACGAGAATCGATTGCTTGTAATGGTCCATCAGCTTAACGATGAACTCAGCATCGGCAAAGGTAATCATTTGAAATAAGAGAAGATCCGGCTTTTGATTAGCACCTTGAATAAAGGCTTCAAGCTCTTCTACTGAAGTTAGAATTTCCTGAGGGGCACTCAGATTCATACTATACTTTTGCAGCCAACTTTTTGTTTCCTTAAAATAGCGATTAGCCGTCTCCATATCAAAGGTTTTTCTGCCGATGGGAAAATACGCCACACTTACATCAAACATCATAGTGCCTCCCTATTAAATAAATTGCTCTAAGTGCCTTTTGGCGTGGAGCAAGCCTTTTTGCACCAACTCCTCGGTTCCTTCCCAAATTGGATCTTCGTGCTCAATGCTAAGGACGTGATCATACCCAATTTCGTGTAGGGCGGTTATAAATTTATTCCAATCGACGTCTCCTTGACCTGGAATCCGATGCCTCCACCACTTCATTGTCAACATTCCTTCCTTACGCAACACATTGAGAAGGACTTCCGTATCTTTCGCCTGGGCCAGCACGATGCGATCTTTAAAGTCATGGACGGCTTCTACATAATCAATGCCTTGCCAAACTAAGTGAGAGGGATCTATATTTAAACCGAGTGCGTTTGATGGAACACGAGTGAACAACTCCTTCCAGAGATAGGGGGAAACAGCGATGTTATAAACGGGAGGCCAAAACTCATACATAGGACAATTTTCAAACGCTAACGATACTCCGTATTTCTCTGCTTTTTCGGCTATCGCGGGGAACACCTGCTCATACATATCGAGGTTTTCTTCGATCGTCTTTAGCGGGTCGCGGCCTGTAAACGTTGATACCACCTTTACCCCCATGTTGCTTGCTGCACGGAGGAGCATGTCAATGTACTCGACAGCTTCGGCCCGCTTGCTCTCATCGGGTGAGAGGAACGGAATGGCTCCAAACATAATGCCGATAATCGGCATGTCGTAACTTTCCTGCAGCTTCATGATGGACGTGGTGTTCTTCCCTTCCGCCAGCTCCTTCCAGTTAATATGCTTATATCTAGGGCCACCATGAAGTTCAATTCCATAAAATCCATGTTCTTTCGCCCAAGCAAAGGTTTTCTCCAATTCCCAATCTCTAAAGCAAGAGTGATACAGTCCGATTCGCATGCTTTCATCCCATCCTTTCAATCCATTAAAATTTAGACGGTGACCACTTGACCTGTTTCAATCGATTCGAGAACCGCGTAGGACAGCTTCAACATTTCCATTCCTAGTTCAAACCCATAAGGCTCGGGTGCATTCGTTTGCAGGGCCTCAATAAAGGCTTCAAACTCGACTTTATGTAGTTCTCTCTTTTCCAAGGGAACCACTTCAAGCTGATCTCCAATATACAACTTGACCTCTGTTCCACTGTCCCTTCCCCAAGTATTGAAATACCCGACAGCGCCACCCTTCGGGCCGAATATTCGATCTGGATTTGCCTGAAGTTGGGTATCCTTAGCTAAGCCCCAGGATATGGTCATCGTTCCGATATCCCCTGATTCATATTCGATGGTGATGATCGCCGTATCCACAGCCAATTCTTTAAAATGTGCGATTTCAGGGCGACCCTTTCCTAATATCCCTCCTCTTGCGTAAACCTTCTTTGGTTTAGAACGAAAAATCGTTTGCCACATTAAGAAGAAGTGACAACAAGTATCCACAACAGGACCCTGGTTTCCGTCCTTATCATGCATGGCAATCTTCGGTCTTACCTCTTGCAGAAGATCCGAGCTGAACACCATCGGGGAGCCGAATACTCCTTCCTCAGCCCACTTCTGAACTAGTTCAACGCCATGAGCAAAATTACGTTGAAAGCCCAACCCGAATTTCACTCCCGCTTCCTTCACCGCCTTCTGCATCCTCTCCACTTCTTCCCATGAGCTTGCTAAGGGCTTCTCACAAAATACGTGTTTGCCATGCTGGGCAGCCAGGATGGTAGCAGGGCCATGATAGACCAGAGGCAGCGCAATAGAAACAACATCAATATCGCTACGTGTTACAGATTCGGTAAAGTCCATGTAAACCTGTTCAACCCCTGCCTTTTTGGCTAAATCAAAAGCTCTATTTTTGTCCGTATCGGTAATCGACACCACTTCATGGCCGGCCAACTGCCAACCTTGCACATGACAGCGCCCCATGTCTCCAGCACCAAGCACGGCAATTCTGTACCGTTTCCCCATATCGTCACTCCTTTGACTTTTTTAATTGATAATTATAATAAAAATAAATATTCAGAATAATAATAGCGTGCTCTATCCTTTAGGGGTTAGGCTTGACGTTGTAATATAGCCGGTCGCCTCCAGGTTAAGCCCTCCAACTGAAATTCTTTCATGGGAAACTGTTTTGAGGGGGTTAGAATTTCATTTTCACTCACTCCAACAAACAACGTATCTTCCGATTTTGCACCCGCTATGGATGGATTCCAAGCATAAACTTGATTAGCTTGAACCACGAAGCTTTCCCCATGGGTCGCCAATTTCTCTCTCGTTGCATAGCCGGTTAATCCTCCCTGGTGGTGAAGCCGAAATTCTTCCGGATAACCTGCTTCATGGTAGAATTCTTTTAATCTATTAAAAATGGATCCCAGAGTGATTCCCGGACGGCTCAGATGCATGATCTTTGCATCAATCTCAGCTGCTGCCTGATGTCTTGCCTGCAGTTCTTGTGGAATCGCACCAAAATGCAGTGACCTCGTTGCTGAAGCAATCAAACCGTTCTTCCGCGTACACACCACCAACATCGCATACTGCTCTAGGCGCTTGGGGGTCGGCAGAGGATGCCTTCTCACATAGGCCCTTTCATCCACTGCGATGAGATTCACAATAGGTTCGAGTTCCCTCTCCCAGCAATGATAGGCTAGCTTGCCAGCGATCTGATATTCACTGTCTCCTTTATTCACAGCCATGGCCGCTTCCTCCATGGCTTCAGTCGTTAATGTCCCGAGTTCTCTTAATTCAGGTAAATCCTCCACGTCTACACAACTTCTTAAGGTGAGTAACACCGATTCTAGTTCCAGGTCCATTACAACACGAGAAGTTGCGGCGTATTTCTCTATCCTTCTTGCCAGTTGAGCCGGTTCAAACCAGTCCCATTTTTCATTCCCTGTAATATCCTTCTCATCCCGAAGCAGAATCTCTTCTTGCAGCATTCTTTCATTTTCAATATTGTTGGAAATAAAGATACAATCCACTGAGGAGATTAAAAAGTTACAGCAGGCTAGTTCCGAAGCTGTATTCACATGGGTTCTCCCAGCGATCAGCCAGGAGATATTTTTTTGAGTCGTTAGTCGTAACCACTCCACTTGATTTGCCCGCATAATTTCACGTATTTCTCCTAGCCGTTTACTAAAACGCGATTGCACCATGAGACACCCCGTTTCACAGATTACCTTTTCAAATGAGCTTGATATGAATATTTATCACTGCGATATTTGGTCTTGGTATATTCAATCGGCCTTCCCCCGTGATCGAAGCTGACTCTTCGCCGTTCCAACAGAGCATCCCCGAAATTAATTCCAAGCATCTCCGCTTCATATTTCGTTGCATTCACAGCATGGATCGTTTCGATAGCTTCGTTCAAAGCGATACCATGTTTCTCAAGTACCTGATAAAAAGCTACCGCATTCAAATCCTCTACCATGAGAAGTTGACCCAAATCCTCCGGCCAACAGCTTCTTTCATAGGCGAAAGGTTCTTGATCTGCAAGCTGGATTCTATCGATTACAAATACAGAAGCGTCTATTGGCAGTTTTAGTTTGGATATTTCATAGTATAGATCTGTTTTAAACTCGCAGCTAAGTAATCTTGCTGAATGCTTAAGTCCTCTTCCTGCAATTTCTTCCGCAAATCCCGTCAATTTGCCCAGCTTCTCTTCCACCTTTGTAGCCGTAACAATGGTGCCCTTCCCCTGCTTCTTTTCGAGCAAGTCTTCATTCACCAGGGCCATAATGGCTTCCCGAACGGTCGTCCGACTGACCTTGAATTCTTTGATCAGTTCCTGTTCTGTCGGAATCAAACTACCTACTGGCCACTCATGGACAATTCTATGCCTTAAGATTTCCTTCAGTTGATGATACAACGGAAGGGGGCTATTGGGATTCAAGTCTGTTCCGATCATACATTCACCTTCCTTCCAAAAAAATCATAACATCATGACCTTTTAGTAAAATCTTATCACATAACCACTGTATTTTATACCATAAAATTCTAATTTTTTTTTACATTCAA
Protein-coding sequences here:
- a CDS encoding sugar phosphate isomerase/epimerase, giving the protein MRIGLYHSCFRDWELEKTFAWAKEHGFYGIELHGGPRYKHINWKELAEGKNTTSIMKLQESYDMPIIGIMFGAIPFLSPDESKRAEAVEYIDMLLRAASNMGVKVVSTFTGRDPLKTIEENLDMYEQVFPAIAEKAEKYGVSLAFENCPMYEFWPPVYNIAVSPYLWKELFTRVPSNALGLNIDPSHLVWQGIDYVEAVHDFKDRIVLAQAKDTEVLLNVLRKEGMLTMKWWRHRIPGQGDVDWNKFITALHEIGYDHVLSIEHEDPIWEGTEELVQKGLLHAKRHLEQFI
- a CDS encoding Gfo/Idh/MocA family protein, whose protein sequence is MGKRYRIAVLGAGDMGRCHVQGWQLAGHEVVSITDTDKNRAFDLAKKAGVEQVYMDFTESVTRSDIDVVSIALPLVYHGPATILAAQHGKHVFCEKPLASSWEEVERMQKAVKEAGVKFGLGFQRNFAHGVELVQKWAEEGVFGSPMVFSSDLLQEVRPKIAMHDKDGNQGPVVDTCCHFFLMWQTIFRSKPKKVYARGGILGKGRPEIAHFKELAVDTAIITIEYESGDIGTMTISWGLAKDTQLQANPDRIFGPKGGAVGYFNTWGRDSGTEVKLYIGDQLEVVPLEKRELHKVEFEAFIEALQTNAPEPYGFELGMEMLKLSYAVLESIETGQVVTV
- a CDS encoding Xaa-Pro peptidase family protein, coding for MVQSRFSKRLGEIREIMRANQVEWLRLTTQKNISWLIAGRTHVNTASELACCNFLISSVDCIFISNNIENERMLQEEILLRDEKDITGNEKWDWFEPAQLARRIEKYAATSRVVMDLELESVLLTLRSCVDVEDLPELRELGTLTTEAMEEAAMAVNKGDSEYQIAGKLAYHCWERELEPIVNLIAVDERAYVRRHPLPTPKRLEQYAMLVVCTRKNGLIASATRSLHFGAIPQELQARHQAAAEIDAKIMHLSRPGITLGSIFNRLKEFYHEAGYPEEFRLHHQGGLTGYATREKLATHGESFVVQANQVYAWNPSIAGAKSEDTLFVGVSENEILTPSKQFPMKEFQLEGLTWRRPAILQRQA
- a CDS encoding GntR family transcriptional regulator; protein product: MIGTDLNPNSPLPLYHQLKEILRHRIVHEWPVGSLIPTEQELIKEFKVSRTTVREAIMALVNEDLLEKKQGKGTIVTATKVEEKLGKLTGFAEEIAGRGLKHSARLLSCEFKTDLYYEISKLKLPIDASVFVIDRIQLADQEPFAYERSCWPEDLGQLLMVEDLNAVAFYQVLEKHGIALNEAIETIHAVNATKYEAEMLGINFGDALLERRRVSFDHGGRPIEYTKTKYRSDKYSYQAHLKR